The window GAAATTCAGCTTAACGCCGTTATTTTAAGTCAAATTCTGGCTTTAATTTTCAAAGAACAGTTGCTCGTTCCCTTGAACGTCTTACCGCAACTGACCGAGCAATTCCACGCCGAACTAGAGCATTTAGACTCAAAAGAACTATTACCCCAACTGCACCATCTCCAAACCTTACTCGAACAAGGGGCAACTCTAGAAGCCGTAGAAAGCCAACTCAGCCACCCTTGTACGGCTACCCTGTCTATGTTGCGGGCGTTGTATTGTTTTTTAAGCACGCCGGAAGATTTTCGCCTGGTGGTTTTGCGAGCAGCGCGAACCTCCAAAACGCCGCAGCTAACCAGCGCGATCGCGGGGATGCTAGCCGGAGCTTACAATAGTTTTTCAGGAATTCCCCTCTCTTGGCGTCTGGGTTGGCACAAGTTGAGTCATGCTCAGGGAACTCCGCCCGATATTCGCCACCTTTCTCAACTGGCGCATCATCTCTGGGCAGCTTGGTCAGGCTCTTACTATGCGATCGCGCCTGCCCTACAATCAAAAGACGATGGCAATCTGGTCAGCGATCCGGTTTTTCTGAATGTCGCTCAGTT is drawn from Desertifilum tharense IPPAS B-1220 and contains these coding sequences:
- a CDS encoding ADP-ribosylglycohydrolase family protein encodes the protein MRYSLLSRFQGTFCGSVLGELLGLNLPGLPKGQFPPISISGGWYDFAIASTDHLLKANSTERVATSPSPAALGAIVPVACFYHENRLLLHKQLTSLGQSYAFTPEIQLNAVILSQILALIFKEQLLVPLNVLPQLTEQFHAELEHLDSKELLPQLHHLQTLLEQGATLEAVESQLSHPCTATLSMLRALYCFLSTPEDFRLVVLRAARTSKTPQLTSAIAGMLAGAYNSFSGIPLSWRLGWHKLSHAQGTPPDIRHLSQLAHHLWAAWSGSYYAIAPALQSKDDGNLVSDPVFLNVAQLSAIAAPQTLRPR